In the Clostridium beijerinckii genome, one interval contains:
- a CDS encoding IS3 family transposase, which produces MSKKLFSDEEIKSLSKNRYVKSVSKRGITYTDEFKILFIAERSKGKLPIHIFQDAEFDIDVIGNNRIWCASKRWRNAYNESGELGLRDSRKLNSGRPLKRELTVEEIIAKKDAEIAYWKAEAELLKKIELQERQVKNSKLSASSIFVIIQHIILTYNYKNMVSHLCEVALVSRSGYYNYLKSTGKRNRREEKDLELKDIILKAFNHRGYKKGSRSIKMVLENEFNLIINRKCIQRIMRKYNIECPIRKANPYRRMMKATHEHTVVPNILNREFKQDLVGKVLLTDITYLTYGASNRAYLSTIKDASTNEILSYQLSNSLTLDIATETIKKLMKNHKNLLNKDAFIHSDQGVHYTSPRFQKLLKKYKIGQSMSRRGNCWDNAPQESFFGHTKDEIDLKSCSTFEELEASIDNYMEYYNNYRYQWGLKKLAPVQYRNQLIAA; this is translated from the coding sequence ATGAGTAAAAAATTATTTTCAGATGAAGAAATTAAAAGTTTATCAAAAAATAGATATGTTAAATCTGTAAGTAAACGTGGAATTACATATACAGATGAATTTAAAATATTGTTTATCGCTGAGCGTAGCAAGGGAAAACTACCTATTCATATTTTTCAAGATGCTGAATTTGATATAGATGTTATTGGAAATAATAGAATTTGGTGTGCAAGTAAAAGATGGCGTAATGCTTATAATGAATCAGGAGAGCTTGGTCTAAGAGATTCTAGAAAATTAAACAGTGGTCGTCCACTTAAACGTGAACTAACCGTTGAAGAAATAATAGCCAAAAAGGATGCAGAAATTGCTTATTGGAAAGCTGAGGCAGAACTATTAAAAAAAATCGAGCTGCAAGAAAGGCAGGTGAAAAATAGTAAACTAAGTGCATCATCAATCTTTGTAATAATACAACATATAATTTTGACATATAACTATAAAAATATGGTTTCACATTTATGCGAAGTAGCTTTAGTATCTAGATCAGGCTATTATAATTATTTAAAATCAACAGGCAAACGTAATCGTAGAGAAGAAAAGGATTTAGAATTGAAGGATATCATTCTTAAAGCATTTAATCATAGGGGCTACAAGAAAGGTTCTCGTTCTATAAAAATGGTGTTAGAGAATGAATTTAATCTTATAATAAATCGAAAATGTATACAACGAATCATGAGAAAATATAATATTGAGTGCCCAATTAGAAAAGCTAACCCTTATCGTAGAATGATGAAAGCTACTCATGAGCATACTGTTGTACCTAATATTTTAAATAGAGAATTCAAGCAAGATTTGGTCGGAAAAGTTTTATTAACAGATATAACTTATTTAACATATGGAGCATCCAATAGGGCTTATTTGTCAACTATTAAAGATGCTTCAACAAATGAAATTCTTTCATATCAGCTTTCCAATAGCCTTACATTAGATATAGCTACCGAAACTATTAAAAAGTTGATGAAAAATCACAAAAATTTACTAAATAAAGATGCCTTTATTCATTCGGATCAAGGAGTTCATTATACTAGTCCTAGATTTCAAAAACTTCTTAAAAAATATAAAATTGGTCAGTCTATGTCTAGGCGCGGAAATTGTTGGGATAATGCCCCGCAGGAATCATTTTTTGGTCATACGAAAGATGAAATTGACTTAAAAAGTTGTTCAACATTTGAAGAATTAGAAGCTTCAATTGATAACTATATGGAGTATTATAATAATTATAGATATCAGTGGGGACTTAAAAAGCTGGCTCCTGTACAATACAGAAACCAGCTCATAGCTGCCTAG
- a CDS encoding bacteriohemerythrin, with protein MDLIWDKMWSVGVDKIDRQHKELFNRINLLVCSMKNAKGKEEMITTLNFLEEYVIRHFNDEEEIQKKNNYPNYEIQHKEHEIFKNNLKELRKVFETTGVSTLFVISEQQKMSHWWRKHVIELDKDIGKFLMDV; from the coding sequence ATGGATTTAATATGGGATAAAATGTGGTCGGTTGGTGTTGATAAGATAGATAGACAACACAAAGAATTGTTTAATAGAATTAATTTACTTGTATGTTCTATGAAAAATGCAAAAGGAAAAGAGGAGATGATTACAACTTTGAATTTTCTTGAAGAGTATGTAATTAGACATTTCAACGATGAGGAGGAAATTCAAAAGAAAAATAATTATCCTAATTATGAGATTCAGCATAAGGAACATGAAATTTTCAAAAATAATTTAAAAGAATTGAGAAAAGTGTTCGAAACTACAGGTGTATCTACGTTATTTGTAATAAGCGAACAACAAAAAATGTCCCATTGGTGGCGAAAACATGTAATAGAATTGGATAAAGATATAGGCAAGTTTCTTATGGATGTTTAA
- a CDS encoding helix-turn-helix domain-containing protein encodes MINLNNINYIDIGKRIKAERERNGLTREKFSELVSISPTYLSQIELGQRHPSLPTTIKIASTLHISLDFLVYGERALNVNKDDLIDIINHAHEKDLYVLKEILTAILPSVKY; translated from the coding sequence ATGATAAACTTGAATAATATTAATTATATAGATATCGGAAAACGTATAAAGGCTGAAAGAGAACGCAACGGCTTAACTAGAGAAAAGTTTTCAGAATTGGTTAGTATATCTCCAACTTATTTAAGCCAGATTGAATTGGGACAACGTCACCCGTCGCTTCCAACTACAATTAAGATTGCTTCAACTCTACATATTTCTTTGGACTTTTTAGTTTACGGCGAAAGAGCCCTTAATGTTAATAAAGATGACTTGATAGATATAATAAATCATGCTCACGAGAAAGATTTATATGTACTAAAAGAGATTCTTACCGCTATTCTTCCATCCGTAAAATATTAA
- a CDS encoding response regulator produces the protein MIGRKGSLRLLISVLFITLMATTVGIITYIIFNNWKSSVNNTIMKIEDDSNQDVFNEIQSLFSIPLYNNEVNHTFIENKVIDMHNKDQRDAFFAGIVKYSSDEIYSFSFGTEDGEYYGARKNGNDDIEIYRSTPETKGHSLYYNVDENLKQGKFVNDYGDFDPRTRDWYISAKENGKPVFSSVYKHFTKDDLALSAAYPIYNKDGSIQGVMGTHIVLSTLNESLEKIANENSASIYIVEKNSGFLVANSLNKTNFEILSDGNINRTLVKNITDKSINDAYENYINTSNTSFISEVNNENYHTKIFEYNKDGLDWLIITSVPETIFTKEIRNNINIAIELTVIALIIAVIIHMKSTKIILKPINHLIEISDKFSKGNLSERAKVFRNDEIGSLSKAFNSMAEELCSFINNLEEKVKERTNELIIAKEAAEDANMAKSQFLANMSHEIRTPLNGIVGFLSILEKTDLDSTQQDYVETIQTSSETLLVVINDILDISKIEAGRMEIEKVAFDIRSVIESTIFLYDAKAREKGLELNMLINSAIPSCLVGDPTKIRQIISNLVSNAVKFTHNGEVFIEVSVIKETNTEVQLYFEIRDTGIGMNKEEIGKLFKPFSQADSSSTRKYGGTGLGLAICKKIVEMMGGTISVKSVKNKGTTFYFDLLLDKSEQSVIQMPPDYSIFKGKRILVIDDYEMNRYIAKVYLEEVGCMIDEAESLESALSMLINNRKAYNTILIDYQMKEITGFELVEIMKERGLINDIPLILLTSVTANSEARIAKENKFSGYISKPYKRGDLLDCVAMVIKGDGSKIYNNDVFITKQNVEEAKYNKKIKILLVEDNDINIKFFVNSLKLNGLTCDIAIDGAKALKACENKEYDIIFMDCQMPVMDGYEATRKILLLRSYKNVPVIAMTAYSMKDDEIKCLEAGMIDYLSKPFTVDQVMEMLEKHVKNIHNDDMNILSDLNDHGFEMNQSEYFTEIVKSLIEESGFDERFCTELLEEFCEQSKKILSQIKECIDKNDLNESCILLHKLKGSAGTVRVNDIAEFALQAENAAKNDDKDLLMKAVYSMEKTLKKLVMDNE, from the coding sequence TTTTAATAAGTGTATTATTTATTACACTTATGGCTACAACTGTTGGTATTATAACCTATATTATATTTAATAATTGGAAAAGTTCGGTGAACAATACTATCATGAAAATTGAAGACGATTCCAATCAGGATGTTTTTAATGAAATACAATCGCTATTTAGCATACCTCTATATAACAATGAGGTTAACCACACTTTTATTGAAAACAAAGTTATAGACATGCATAACAAAGATCAGAGAGATGCTTTTTTTGCAGGAATAGTTAAATATAGTAGTGATGAGATTTACAGTTTTAGTTTTGGCACAGAAGATGGTGAATACTATGGTGCTAGAAAAAATGGAAATGACGATATAGAAATATATAGAAGTACACCTGAAACCAAAGGTCATTCTTTATATTATAATGTAGATGAAAATTTAAAGCAGGGAAAATTTGTTAATGATTATGGCGATTTCGATCCTAGAACAAGAGATTGGTATATAAGTGCTAAAGAAAATGGAAAGCCAGTATTTTCTTCCGTTTATAAACATTTTACAAAAGATGATTTGGCTTTATCAGCGGCATATCCTATTTATAATAAAGATGGGAGTATTCAAGGAGTAATGGGAACTCATATAGTTCTTTCTACTCTTAATGAATCGTTGGAAAAAATCGCCAATGAGAATTCGGCTTCAATATATATAGTTGAAAAGAATTCTGGATTTCTAGTTGCGAATTCGTTAAACAAAACTAATTTTGAAATACTTTCTGATGGAAATATTAATAGAACTTTAGTTAAGAATATTACGGATAAATCAATTAATGATGCATATGAAAACTATATAAATACTTCTAATACAAGTTTTATTTCGGAAGTTAATAATGAGAACTACCATACTAAAATATTTGAGTATAATAAAGATGGTCTGGACTGGCTTATAATAACATCTGTTCCAGAAACTATTTTTACAAAAGAAATAAGGAATAATATTAATATAGCTATAGAGCTTACTGTGATTGCTCTTATTATAGCTGTTATTATTCATATGAAGAGTACTAAAATTATATTGAAACCAATAAATCATTTGATAGAGATATCTGATAAATTCTCGAAGGGTAATTTATCAGAGAGGGCCAAGGTTTTTAGAAATGATGAAATAGGAAGTTTGTCTAAGGCTTTTAATAGCATGGCGGAAGAACTGTGCTCGTTTATAAATAACCTTGAAGAAAAAGTTAAAGAAAGAACAAATGAACTGATTATTGCAAAAGAAGCAGCTGAAGACGCTAATATGGCAAAAAGTCAATTTTTAGCCAATATGAGTCATGAAATAAGAACTCCTCTTAATGGAATTGTTGGATTTTTGAGTATCTTGGAAAAAACTGACCTAGATAGTACCCAGCAAGATTATGTTGAGACAATCCAAACTTCTTCAGAAACATTACTTGTAGTTATAAATGATATACTTGATATTTCTAAAATTGAAGCTGGGAGAATGGAAATAGAGAAAGTTGCTTTTGATATCCGTTCTGTAATTGAAAGCACCATATTTCTTTATGATGCAAAAGCAAGAGAGAAAGGGCTTGAACTTAATATGCTTATAAATTCAGCCATACCAAGTTGTTTGGTAGGAGATCCTACTAAAATTAGACAAATTATAAGCAATTTAGTTAGCAATGCAGTCAAATTTACACACAATGGAGAAGTATTTATTGAAGTTTCCGTTATAAAAGAAACGAACACTGAAGTACAGCTTTATTTTGAAATAAGAGATACAGGGATAGGCATGAATAAGGAAGAGATAGGTAAGCTTTTCAAACCATTTAGTCAGGCTGATTCTTCATCAACTAGAAAATATGGAGGGACTGGGTTAGGCCTTGCGATATGCAAAAAAATAGTTGAGATGATGGGTGGTACTATAAGTGTGAAAAGTGTAAAAAATAAAGGGACGACCTTTTATTTTGATTTATTACTAGATAAATCAGAACAATCAGTAATTCAAATGCCTCCTGATTACTCTATATTTAAAGGTAAACGAATATTAGTTATTGATGATTATGAGATGAATCGTTATATAGCAAAAGTTTATCTTGAAGAGGTTGGGTGTATGATTGATGAGGCGGAAAGTTTAGAGTCGGCATTAAGTATGCTTATAAATAATCGGAAGGCATACAACACTATTTTGATTGATTACCAAATGAAAGAGATAACTGGTTTTGAGCTTGTTGAAATAATGAAGGAAAGAGGCTTAATAAATGACATTCCTTTGATACTATTAACTTCAGTTACCGCAAATTCTGAAGCAAGGATAGCGAAGGAAAATAAATTTTCTGGATATATTTCAAAACCTTATAAAAGAGGTGATTTGCTCGATTGCGTTGCAATGGTGATTAAAGGAGATGGCTCTAAAATATATAATAATGATGTTTTTATAACAAAGCAAAATGTTGAAGAAGCTAAATATAATAAAAAGATAAAAATACTTTTAGTAGAAGACAATGATATAAACATAAAATTTTTTGTTAATAGTTTAAAATTAAATGGTTTGACTTGTGATATTGCTATTGATGGGGCAAAAGCGTTAAAAGCATGTGAGAACAAGGAATACGATATAATTTTTATGGATTGTCAGATGCCAGTTATGGATGGCTATGAAGCAACAAGAAAAATTCTTTTGTTAAGAAGTTATAAAAATGTCCCTGTAATAGCTATGACTGCTTATTCTATGAAAGATGACGAAATTAAGTGTTTGGAAGCAGGAATGATCGATTATTTAAGCAAACCTTTTACTGTTGATCAAGTTATGGAAATGTTAGAAAAGCATGTGAAAAATATTCATAATGATGATATGAATATTTTAAGTGATTTAAATGACCATGGTTTTGAGATGAATCAAAGTGAGTATTTTACTGAAATAGTAAAAAGTCTTATAGAGGAATCGGGATTTGATGAACGTTTTTGCACAGAATTACTTGAAGAATTTTGTGAGCAATCAAAGAAAATTCTGAGTCAAATTAAAGAATGTATAGATAAAAATGATTTAAATGAATCATGTATACTTCTGCATAAGCTAAAAGGGTCAGCAGGTACTGTAAGAGTCAATGATATAGCTGAATTTGCGTTACAAGCAGAAAATGCTGCAAAAAATGATGATAAAGATTTATTAATGAAAGCAGTCTATAGCATGGAAAAAACGCTAAAAAAACTTGTAATGGACAATGAATGA
- a CDS encoding aspartyl-phosphate phosphatase Spo0E family protein: MEELEVKIESVREHLNKLVGEGDICRNDEIICISIKLNHLINQYYISKKY, from the coding sequence ATGGAAGAATTGGAAGTTAAAATTGAATCTGTTAGAGAGCATCTAAACAAACTAGTTGGTGAAGGAGATATTTGTAGAAATGATGAGATAATTTGCATTAGCATTAAATTGAATCACCTTATTAATCAGTACTACATAAGCAAAAAATACTAG